A window of the Branchiostoma floridae strain S238N-H82 chromosome 12, Bfl_VNyyK, whole genome shotgun sequence genome harbors these coding sequences:
- the LOC118427132 gene encoding keratin, type I cytoskeletal 9-like produces the protein MAESKLLNRLSEDFLECQICLQPYHRPKVLSCLHSFCLQCLVELLKKQKVKSELDCPTCRSKTLLPGRGVAELKDNFFVESLKDTVDVHKKLTNEGESLVCGSCETKPGAEYFCAECGEFLCYECVAIHRRLKVTRGHQVIGVEQLKAESDTVRMKPRHLPPCRIHSQETLKFFCIDCSEAICQVCTALSHKDHKYEYFTDTAMKAKEDILALLGKTEKKMVDLKNADQLAHAQKTELEKNVTESIKKIKRKAEQTRKDLVALVNQQEAELLDCVNTVSQTRSKEFSTAIEEIETATVALESAAEFGRNIVDHGSEFDIMAVSGDVNSRLKKLLQIDLTNITDELPAKAYIAFEEEETSNKLKPCMGEVKTTQDSGFRTARFTTLGTTGRLGPTSLGTHYRGQDHEGLVQLKDGIQYFTVPHTGQYRIEAAGEVLKILAGQEGAENMSSQVVGGGGGTFVTKTDNTPLIVAGGAGGGDLLKKRNPNSDGTTATAGQYSSGGRRNFAGGSDGEGATEGCADLVGGGGGGLLTDGASGKVHFGGTDGNYGGEGGKAFVNGGVGGRGVNYNAEGGFGGGGGSYGWGGGGGGGGGYSGGGRGDNSRGACGGGGGSYNSGSDTSGEEEANDGPGYVVLTRTI, from the exons ATGGCGGAATCCAAACTTCTCAATCGCCTCTCAGAAGACTTCCTTGAGTGTCAGATCTGCCTGCAGCCCTACCACCGGCCCAAGGTACTGTCTTGTCTTCATTCCTTCTGCCTGCAGTGTCTTGTAGAACTTTTGAAGAAACAAAAGGTCAAAAGTGAGTTAGATTGCCCCACCTGTCGCAGCAAGACTTTACTTCCGGGTCGTGGGGTCGCGGAACTGAAAGATAATTTCTTTGTGGAGAGCCTGAAGGACACGGTTGACGTCCACAAGAAGCTGACTAATGAAGGAGAGAGTCTGGTCTGTGGGAGCTGTGAGACCAAGCCAGGGGCGGAGTACTTCTGTGCGGAATGTGGTGAGTTTTTGTGTTACGAATGTGTAGCAATTCACCGTCGTCTGAAGGTCACCAGAGGTCACCAGGTGATCGGCGTAGAGCAGCTCAAGGCCGAATCCGACACAGTAAGGATGAAGCCTCGTCACTTGCCACCCTGTAGGATCCACTCACAGGAGACCTTAAAGTTCTTCTGCATCGACTGTAGCGAGGCTATTTGTCAGGTATGCACTGCTCTGTCCCACAAGGACCACAAGTACGAGTATTTCACCGACACAGCTATGAAGGCAAAAGAAGATATACTCGCTCTTCTTGGAAAAACCGAAAAGAAGATGGTGGATCTTAAGAATGCTGACCAACTGGCGCACGCACAGAAGACCGAGTTGGAGAAAAATGTAACCGAAAGCATCAAGAAGATCAAGAGGAAAGCAGAGCAAACTAGGAAGGATTTAGTTGCGCTTGTAAATCAACAAGAGGCCGAGTTATTGGATTGTGTTAACACTGTGAGCCAGACCCGGAGTAAGGAGTTCTCCACCGCTATAGAAGAGATAGAAACGGCGACTGTGGCGTTAGAGAGCGCGGCAGAGTTCGGACGGAACATCGTGGATCACGGGTCAGAGTTTGACATCATGGCGGTCAGCGGAGACGTGAACAGCAGACTAAAGAAACTGTTACAGATAGATCTTACCAACATTACAGATGAATTACCTGCGAAGGCTTACATCGCTTTTGAGGAGGAGGAGACGTCAAACAAGTTGAAGCCTTGCATGGGAGAAGTCAAGACAACGCAGG ATTCAGGTTTCCGTACTGCCCGTTTCACGACCCTCGGTACCACCGGCCGTCTGGGCCCGACCAGCCTGGGGACCCACTACCGCGGACAGGACCACGAGGGGCTGGTGCAGCTGAAGGACGGGATTCAGTACTTCACTGTACCGCATACAGGGCAGTACAGGATAGAGGCGGCAG GTGAAGTGTTGAAGATACTTGCAGGCCAAGAGGGAGCGGAGAACATGTCAAGCCAAGTCGTCGGTGGTGGAGGCGGAACCTTCGTCACCAAGACGGACAACACGCCGCTGATCGTGGCGGGGGGTGCGGGGGGAGGTGATCTCTTGAAGAAAAGGAACCCCAATAGTGACGGTACAACCGCAACAGCAGGGCAGTACAGCTCAGGTGGTCGCCGTAACTTTGCAGGAGGTTCTGACGGGGAAGGCGCCACAGAAGGGTGTGCTGACCTTGTAGGTGGGGGAGGCGGGGGGCTCCTAACGGACGGCGCGAGCGGGAAAGTTCACTTTGGTGGCACTGATGGAAATTATGGGGGTGAGGGTGGGAAGGCTTTCGTGAACGGTGGAgtcggtgggaggggggtgaacTATAATGCAGAGGGCGGGtttggaggagggggagggagtTACGGCTGGGGAGGtgggggaggaggagggggtgggtactcaggaggagggaggggggataACTCACGTGGTGCCTGTGGCGGTGGAGGTGGCTCCTATAACTCAGGATCAGACACCAGTGGTGAAGAAGAAGCAAATGACGGGCCGGGATATGTTGTACTTACCAGGACGATATAA
- the LOC118427133 gene encoding E3 ubiquitin-protein ligase TRIM56-like, which produces MAESKLLNRLSEDFLECQICLQPYRRPKVLSCLHSFCQQCLEELLKKQKVKTELDCPTCRSKTLLPGGGVAGLKDNFFVESLKDTVDVHKKLTNEGESLVCGSCETKSGAESFCTECGFFLCDECVAIHRRLKVTRGHQVIGVEQLKAESDTVKIKPRPLPPCRIHSQETLKLFCIDCSEAICQICTVLSHKDHKYEYFADTAVKAKENILDLLAKTEIKMLDLKNAEKQAHTQKTELEKNVTETIEKIRRKAEKTRRQLLTLVNQQEAALLDCVNTVSQTRSKEFSTAIEEIETATVALESAAEFGRNIVEHGSEFDIMADSGDVNSRLKKLLQIELADITEKLPAKAYITFEEDETSDMGKPRLGEVRTTQPDSGFRTARFTTLGTTGRLGPTSLGTHYRGQDHEGLVQLKDGIQYFTVPDT; this is translated from the exons ATGGCGGAATCCAAACTTCTGAATCGGCTCTCAGAAGACTTCCTCGAGTGTCAGATCTGCCTGCAGCCCTACCGCCGGCCCAAGGTACTGTCTTGTCTTCATTCCTTCTGCCAGCAGTGTCTTGAAGAGCTTTTGAAGAAACAAAAGGTCAAAACCGAGCTAGATTGCCCCACCTGTCGCAGCAAGACTTTACTTCCGGGTGGCGGGGTCGCGGGACTGAAAGATAATTTCTTCGTGGAGAGCCTGAAGGACACGGTTGACGTCCACAAGAAGCTGACTAATGAAGGAGAGAGTCTTGTCTGTGGGAGCTGTGAGACCAAGTCAGGAGCGGAATCCTTCTGTACGGAATGTGGCTTCTTTTTATGTGACGAATGTGTAGCAATTCACCGTCGTTTGAAGGTTACTAGAGGTCACCAGGTGATCGGTGTAGAGCAGCTCAAGGCCGAATCCGACACCGTGAAGATTAAGCCTCGCCCCCTGCCACCGTGTAGGATCCACTCACAGGAGACTCTAAAGCTATTTTGTATTGACTGTAGCGAGGCTATTTGTCAGATTTGCACCGTTCTGTCCCACAAGGACCATAAGTACGAGTATTTCGCTGACACAGCTGtgaaagcaaaagaaaatatACTCGACCTTCTTGCGAAAACAGAGATAAAGATGCTGGATCTTAAGAATGCTGAaaaacaggcacacacacagaagACAGAGTTGGAGAAAAATGTGACCGAAACTATCGAGAAGATCAGGAGGAAAGCAGAGAAAACTAGACGGCAGTTGTTAACACTTGTCAATCAACAAGAAGCCGCGTTACTGGACTGTGTTAACACGGTGAGCCAGACCCGGAGTAAGGAGTTCTCCACCGCTATAGAAGAGATAGAAACGGCGACTGTGGCGTTAGAGAGCGCGGCAGAGTTCGGACGGAACATCGTGGAACACGGGTCAGAGTTTGACATTATGGCGGACAGTGGAGACGTGAACAGTAGACTTAAGAAACTGTTACAGATAGAGCTTGCAGACATCACAGAGAAGTTACCTGCGAAGGCCTACATCACTTTTGAGGAGGACGAGACGTCAGACATGGGAAAGCCTCGCCTGGGAGAAGTTAGGACAACGCAGCCGG ATTCAGGTTTCCGTACTGCCCGTTTCACGACCCTCGGTACGACCGGCCGTCTGGGCCCGACCAGCCTGGGGACCCACTACCGCGGACAGGACCACGAGGGGCTGGTGCAGCTGAAGGACGGGATTCAGTACTTCACTGTACCAGATACCTAA
- the LOC118427134 gene encoding WAG22 antigen-like, whose protein sequence is MPILGDILKILVGQEGGETNVLGETKSSCAVGGGGGTFVTKTDNTPLIVAGGAGGGYRMPGRNPNSDGTTVTAGQYSSGGANFAGGSDGKGARQGDADCVGGGGGGLLTDGASGKDYFGGTNGAGGGEGGRAFVNGGVGGRGVYNNAEGGFGGGGGSHGQGGGGGGGGGSDNYDGRVDVVIPPSVLFV, encoded by the exons ATGCCAATTCTAGGTGATATATTGAAGATACTTGTTGGCCAAGAAGGAGGGGAGACCAACGTCCTTGGGGAGACCAAGTCCAGCTGTGCGGTCGGTGGTGGAGGCGGAACCTTCGTCACCAAGACGGACAACACGCCGCTAATCGTGGCGGGGGGTGCGGGGGGAGGTTATAGGATGCCTGGTAGGAACCCTAACAGTGACGGTACTACCGTAACAGCAGGGCAGTACAGCTCAGGTGGTGCTAATTTTGCAGGAGGTTCTGACGGGAAAGGCGCCAGACAAGGGGATGCCGACTGTGTAGGTGGGGGAGGCGGGGGGCTCCTAACGGACGGCGCGAGCGGGAAAGATTACTTTGGTGGCACCAATGGGGCTGGAGGGGGTGAGGGTGGGAGAGCTTTCGTGAACGGTGGAgtcggtgggaggggggtgtacaACAACGCAGAGGGTGGGTTCGGAGGAGGAGGTGGAAGTCATGGTCAAGgaggtggaggaggaggagggggtgg GTCGGACAACTATGATGGCCGGGTTGACGTTGTTATACCACCAAGTGTTCTGTTTGTTTAG